The DNA sequence GAAAATTCTGAGACAAGGATGACGGTTATAATTATCCACATGGGATTTTTATCAAAACAAACGAAAAGATATTTAACAAAGTAAAATGCAGAAACTGTGGTGATGGAAAGTGCAACTTTGAAAGAATGAATAAGCCTTCTAGGATCATCTTGTGCCGGTTTCTTCAGCTGCAACATCACACCAACCATCTTAGCAACAAACCGTTGCCAAAACgtgacattattattattattgttggtaTCTGCTATAACTTCAGATGATGATGCCATCATCAGTTAGTTGCAGCCAAAATTGGACACACAAGTCCAACCCCAAAatgttttgaattattattgtgcTTTATGTGTTGTGTTTGAATAATGTAATGTAAGAACGTAACGTTGTCCTATTTATAAGAGAAGTTGTGTTGACCAATAAGGTACCCAAAAGGATTATAATAATCAACACTTCTATGTTTTCAATCCATTATACATTCAATGCATTaagaatagataaaaaaatcacgatttttttattttatccaatatttgtataatgcttttttaatcatttttaggATCTTTTTTTTGCTAAGAATTTTTTCCAGTACCTTAAAATAATGGTTAACTACATTCctaataatcaaattttttgtttCATCGTGATTGACTAGCCAGTATTTATAAGgatatttgttaatattattaatgtaattttattgaaatatatggtactcaatttttattttttcccatgcatgaattgaataagaagttttaaaaattttaaaggcaAATAACAAGTGATTGATCCATTTGGCAGAAAGGTAGACGAAAATCGGTATTTGCACTAAAGTTGTNNNNNNNNNNNNNNNNNNNNNNNNNNNNNNNNNNNNNNNNNNNNNNNNNNNNNNNNNNNNNNNNNNNNNNNNNNNNNNAAGAATCTCCATTAGCGTATGGCTTGGGAGTGTGTTGACCAATGTAGGCCAACGTGTAAAACTATGTGTTATGATTTATGAAAACAAATTATTGATTATTGTCCAATAATCAAAGAGATTTAAATTGGACCACCAATTCAAGCCCTTCTCTTTCCTTGTCTGAATAATGACATTATTGAAAGATGCTTGTTTTTAGATTAATTAAAGAAGTTCATATTTTTAGGGACGGAATCCTCCTGGGATATCTGTCACTTTTGGGCATCAAAATAGGTTAAATTTATCCAACCAATTCGATTATCCATTTAAATACACAAatctttgtttaaaaatttaaatattttttaattttaaattagataaattGAATATGATTAATCTGAAAAAATAGTAGATTAAACAAGTCGGTTTATAGACTAAACAAGccgtttatttaatttttttatattttataaaaataatcactttttcttaaatttgaaatacaataaaatttaagaataccTCATGCAAACAGATATCACACATCAATAAAAAGCTGGTCGCAATGTCTAATTGACTTAGGCTTGTGTTTTGATGCAATATTTTGGCACCACGTTTTTGGTTACATTATCGCGGCAATTTTACTCACTTTGGGCACTGAAATAAActctttaacttttttttcgGCCTTTATTTATAGATACGAAACACTTagacaaaaacataaaattatatttaatagataaaatatagacaaaaatattaagatattaataaaacataccatttattttttaattttttattatttttatcaaattttttataattatatattttttttatttgtgtataaaaaaataagaataaattaaacttttataatttattctaatttacgatgaaacaaaatataagaacattaatttttatgtttttgtctttaatatcttatttttattattctcttattctatttacaGAACAAAATACAGtcttttaaacaaataaaatattaggcccataaatcacaaaaaaaaaagattagttGAGTTGattcagaaaaaaaattgacaaaagaaGCTGAAGATTCtagaaaattgttttcaatcaaTTAATCTGGAAATTAAATACGAATATAGTTGTTATTCACAATGACTTCAGTAAATGATGAAAAACATTGAGtatgtaaattaaataaacaattttCTGGTCATCCAAAATAAGTCTTAAGAAAGAGTAGCCAAAATATAAgcatcagtttttttttttttttgtgcaaaTTTTGATCCAAGACAAGTTCCCTATTAATAAGTTTATTTCCATTTTACAAACCCACATTTAACAGattgattaatttattgttaACTAAGGATTTATTGTATGTTAACACAAGGGAGGCTAGCTAGTTGATTGTAATAACATGATGAACTCCAATGTTCTTCTCTTGGTCCCCATGGCACGGTTCATCAAGATGAGGAGGACAATTTGGTGCaactttattatcttttttcttgaattttcctTGGATGGATAATTCATGTATTGACTCAGCCAGTTTCTCAGTGCAAGAAACCACATCAAACAGCAAATAAGTCACAATCATAAGAGGAATATCCTCAAACAGATTGGTTCCTTCCCATAACCCTGATTTGAGAATGGACTTGAGGTTCATTGCAACAATCTTAGATTTCTCAATGCTAGGGTTTGCAGCATATGATAGTGAAATCTTTTTTTGGATTGACACTGATAATTCCTTTAGACCTTTTCCTGTTTCTTTGCTTATTTGGATGCATGCCTCTTCcactttcttttttgtttctgaTGGACTCTATATAAAACGTaagcatttaaaattatttttacaatgtCAACTAATCACatttaaaaagtttattatTGTTACTAATTGTAATTTTAGTACCTTGGTATAATCAAGGAAGTCAACAAGAGAATCAATGAGGTGGGCACATTGCCTTAATAAGCTTCCAATTTTCAAATATTGTTTCCAAGGATGACCATATCTGAAAGGACCATGGCACGGTTCCCACCTTGCAAAATTCAccttcaaaatatataataaatcaaattattacattaatatataataaggtTGTTAATAATTTCGTGAGTCtagaatattattattcttaccaagctttcttcaatttgctttgaATTAAGAACACTTTTATATGCTTGAAGCTTTGCCTTATTATTAGATTCTTCACCATCTGATGTCCCAAAATATTCATCTCCAAATCCTGCAATATAAATTTGTATTTCATTACGAAAATATTCCAGCTATTTCACATAATAAACAACATCTAATATAAaatagatttaattattctgttcgTCCTtataatttcatcaaattttttatcaattaagtttttatactttttttaattgttggatctctacattatttttaattttataatcttTTCATTCAAAAATGCTAAAATTAACCGAATATTTCTTCTAAAATACATGCAGTCAAAGATctagttaaatttttaattatgaatacttttaatttgtaaaaagatATTCAgttaactctaatattttttacactaattataaaactaaaaataatgtaagaatttaaaaaaattataaaaacctaacagaataattaaacttatagTAACTTCAATTAaaattgaatgatattatatgTACTAGGTAGAAGTACCTTCAATAGAGTCTCCTAATTTGTGAAGATTCTTTGACACTAGCTTGTGAAGATCATCACCTGCCCAAATGGGGTATACAAAAATGCACACCAATACAGAAATTAAAACACCTGCGAAAATTGTGATTACTCGTTTTTTCACTGTATCTAATAAATCTTCGTCTCGATAGCTAGGTACAGATACCATGCAGAATGTTAAGATAAACACTAAGAATCCATAATCATATCTTGCTTTCACTTGAGATAAAAACCGCATATATGTCACTCCTGCAACTGCATATATTCAATTTTCACATTAATCaaacaatttttatataatattcaaTTGATAAggcaaatttaatatatattacctATGATAAAAATTAGGGTTCCAAGAAGTAATGGCTCCACAATGTGCCCTCCCATTATTGAATTAACCAAGTGATAACATATATCGTAcacatttttaatataaaaaatatattttttctaagtAATGCTACATGAAATTTAAAATCTGCAGTCAAAATTAActgttaatataaaatacaagttaaaatataaaatatatattaaaaataaattaaaatatatgtatttatatatataaatatatgatgattaattttaatatataagtagcattttttatcttttatacatCTAATGCATGATAAATGACAGATTAAAAATATcacgaattttttattttttatttttattcaatatttatgagttttaactaatttttaagagattttgtttttctaagattttgttaataaaattcatatttataaaGCTTTTAGTTTATTGTGTTCTTGTATATCtaactaataaatatttataagaaCATTTGTTAAGATTATTAATGTAAATTTATTCTTTGtagtacaatttttttttcaatgcatgaattgaataaaaagttttaaaaattttctctcttatatttatcctaattttttttaactgttTATTGAAGGTATTATTAATGGCCGCAATTAGAACTGCCACTAAGTAGGTGATATTATATTACTAAAGTCAGAGTAGtgaataaattcaaaataaaaatgattaaatgTATAGTACTGTAACTTGTTTATCTCTATACGaaagtattaattaattaacatattttcTTGATGAGTAGTCAACTTGCATCGTTATTAATTAGAACTACAAATTTAAGCATGCGTTGAAATATTTTGTAGACGTAGCCAATTTTGTTTTTTACTTATTTCAAGGAGGCCAAAATGTGGCTCCGTACGAAACCATAATCTACCGTAACTCATCACCATTACTGGGTTTAAAGCTGTCATGTGATCTTTCCCTTTCAACTTGttctatatttgttattttaaagaGTGTTTtggatagaatttttaaattttacaaaatttaaaaggtTATATAATTAAGTTGTTAAAAGTTAagtatatttgatttttaacaactatattttatacacataaaaattattatatataatacattttaaagtatatattagttgatttggtgtttgatttatttttaaatatttatttctgtatgtaataaaagaattatatgTGTGACAAGTttgatatcaaattaaattttatttatcatcaatcaaatttaagcttaaaaagaagaaaataatgaagctattttgataatttttttacaaggaaaatttaaattgtttattTTGAATTAGACAAAATATCTCATACAAATACTTAgtaattttaaacttatttgtattaatatttaagcaaaacaatttaatttaataaaattaaaatactcatAAAGAATATTTTTCCACTTCCAAGCCAAGTATTTTATCCAAATTTTAGTAAAAACAATGTACCAAAGTTACGTTTGGTTTTAAACAATTTCTCTCTCTTCTGACTTTGTTGTATTTATTAGCATTTAATCTTGGCAAAAATCTTTTGGTGCTAATAAATAGCATAGCCGCCATTGTTACAAACTTATCTGGAGTGGATAGTTTTCGTTTTCCGTTGGCTTCTTCTAATATTTAGCTGGCACTGGCTTAAGGATTTTGCTGTTATTACTAgtctattattaaaaaatcatccACAAACACGTGCTTTATAGAATCATCCCTCTAAATACATTACACTTGAGAATGctagttaagaaattaatttaatgtGTTTCGATGAATTATCCCGGTTTGCACTATTTTATTAAAACCGAACCAATAATCAAACCGATTAAGTTATTAAATAATTGAGTTATTAGTTTAACCAATAACTTACACGTTAATAAACCGATTAATTTcgtcataattaaataattatataaaatgttAGGAGATTGCTATAGTGTTTAAAAGTGTTTGTCTAActtattaaaaatgatttaaaattaatatttaattttaaaaatataaaaataaataattattaaatattaaaaaattaccataAAAGGTAAGTTATGTAAAAGTTAAGCATCAAGTAGTTATAGACACCATAGaatttaccaaaattttattattttttttaattttatttttatatttcaatcatttattatattattatatacttataagtatttattaaaaagatatattgtgatgaataatttttttattttcttaatttgtatataattaaaaatataattaatttaatatttaagaaCGAGTGATAAAAgttaaaatgaaattaaattagtaATGAAAATGTTATAAGCGAGGTTACGAGAACTGGACCAATGAATGAACCGATAAAACGACTGATTCATTGATTTAATGGTCTGATCAGAGTTTAAccagtttaattaaatattaaataaaattataaaaaattctatatataatttcaaatatttaaatttaataatttttaacctaataaaatttaaaattttacaatttcacataataactataattttattgaatgaaacaaattttgttatttCATTCACCGATAACTATTAAGATATGAAAGCATATAGCAATTTCAATGTATAATAAATCAGCATTAGTATATGAAAGCATATAACCAATTTGGAATTGTTAGACATCATTAAAATTAACAcacaaaattagaaaataaaaaaaccagtaataatattattataacaaaatataacaaatcaagaataataaaaaataaacgaaATCTCAGTAATTCAGAATCAGTAATTTAACCCATAAACTTAATTAGTATTATTAACAACAAATCAATAATACAAAACAAGTAAAAagtcaaaatcaaattcaagaaACAGTATTTAATGTTGAATGCTAACTAGAAGAAGGGATAGAGAGATATCAGAAAACTATGAAACAATATTATTATGACAATCTCAGCAACTTAGAATAATCAGAAATTGACAAAATCTCAGTAACTCAGAATCAGTGAACTAATCCAACAACtcaattagtattattaacAACAGATCAACAGTACAAAACAagcaaaatcaaattcaaaaaatagtgTTTAATGCTTACTAGAGGAAGGGGCAGAGAGATAAAAAGCGAGCTTGACGACGACAAAGAAAGAGTTTGACGGTAATAGCGAGGAGAAGAGAGAGCTCAACGGCGATGAGGAGAAGAGAGAACTCGACGGCAACAGCGAAGAGAAGATAGAGCTCGAAAACGACGACGACAGAATCTCCAACCTTGCTTCCCATGATGAGATGACGCCGAAGACGCTGACGAACATAGAGAGAGAGCTCGGCGATGACAACAACTTGGTGTTGTGGTGCTATGGGGGCTGCAATGGGCGGTGGCTGCAGTCTATGGGGCTGGGGGCCTAGGGTTTTTTTTCTTTGCCTTTCAATTTTCAGAGAGGATAGGAGATGAGTTGGGACCTGGGAGCACTGGTTCCTTTCAGGTAGTTATTTAGgggttttttttataaaagtcaAAACGACGTTGTTTTGGAGGCCTTCACCAAATCGAAAGACCTCTAAAATATCGACCAGTTTCGCCAATTCATCAGTTAATTGTTGATTCAATTGATTTTTTGACCGATTTTTTGTTAGACGGTTCTTGAAGCTAACAAAACTGTCCTAGTGACTAGTTCTTGATTAATCCAATTGAACTGACCGATTCGATTCGATTTTTAAAACTATGGTTATAAGgtattaatatatatagtaattagcatatatataaagtattaaACAGCAAGGTAGCCTAATAGCAATGTTAGTTGCTTATAATACTAGTTTGTACGGTCCACATTTCTATCTTAATTGATTATATTGTCAGTTTactaatttttcaatcaaatcaactcATCCGATCCGATTCTAATaactatgtttatttttctattcattTGTATACTAAATTACTAAttaagaaatgaaaaataaaactttggttacaaaattatttatgaaaataattCTATTGAATAACTTAATTATAGGAtaaatatagtatatattattgtttattgcacttaatattatattgtttaaagatgaaaaaaaagtatttagtatataaatattgaattaaaataaatgcaAGTGATTTACTTATTTTGTTTAGATGGTATGATATATGATTTACACATATCGTTATACTAtgttttttcgattttttgtttgtttgtcttataaatattttgaaaaaaaatctaaaataagctttgtaaaattgaaaagtaaaaaatcaatataaaattGGTAACTTCTATTATATTTAAACCTTATTATCTTAATTAGTCAaccaaaaaaaaacttattatcTTGATTTTAAGTAATGTTGTGAAAATTGGTTCGAATCGAACGGTCGAACTGCGAACTGCTATCAAATACGATTTGAACAAATTAAAAGACAAAATCGCTACATTTGAAAACCGATGTTGGATCGTTGAACTGGTTGGGAACCGGTCGGTCGAACCGAACCATGACCTGGCCGATTTTTGAATCTTAACAAAAATGCTGCGTTTCGTCATGCAGGGATGGGCAACCCTAAGTTCCCTaacccctcttctctctagtcTTCGGCCTCCACAACGCGAAGCAGCAGTCCAGAGTCTAGACTCTAGCTCCAATTCGTCTCAACCTCATCGAAGCCGCCGGTGCAAGTCCATCCAGCCACCGCCGCCGTCCCAACTTCGAGCTTTGAAGGCAACGACGCAACGTCCGTCCAGCTACCGCCGTTTGAGCTTTGAAAATTGAAGCCACCATCGCCGATCTTGCCTCCTGCCTCCGTCGCGCAGCCATTTCCCGTCGGTGCCAGCTCTGTTCCAGACCACCATGTCGGCCACTGTCTTCCGAGCCACTTCCACACCACCTCCAGCTCTGCCCTGTTCCAGCATTTTAGGATCCAGCTTCTAGTCCtaggtattaattttttttgtaataataactgttgaataattggttttTGTTGCTTTGTTGCtgcttatttaaatttttgaatgtgATTGCga is a window from the Arachis duranensis cultivar V14167 unplaced genomic scaffold, aradu.V14167.gnm2.J7QH unplaced_Scaffold_232525, whole genome shotgun sequence genome containing:
- the LOC127744093 gene encoding aluminum-activated malate transporter 2-like; protein product: MLPAGERAFWLLAESLAKVVVAELEVVWKWLGRQWPTWWSGTELAPTGNGCATEAGGKIGDGGFNFQSSNGGSWTDVASLPSKLEVGTAAVAGWTCTGGFDEKKYIFYIKNVYDICYHLVNSIMGGHIVEPLLLGTLIFIIVAGVTYMRFLSQVKARYDYGFLVFILTFCMVSVPSYRDEDLLDTVKKRVITIFAGVLISVLVCIFVYPIWAGDDLHKLVSKNLHKLGDSIEGFGDEYFGTSDGEESNNKAKLQAYKSVLNSKQIEESLVNFARWEPCHGPFRYGHPWKQYLKIGSLLRQCAHLIDSLVDFLDYTKSPSETKKKVEEACIQISKETGKGLKELSVSIQKKISLSYAANPSIEKSKIVAMNLKSILKSGLWEGTNLFEDIPLMIVTYLLFDVVSCTEKLAESIHELSIQGKFKKKDNKVAPNCPPHLDEPCHGDQEKNIGVHHVITIN